Proteins found in one Bremerella volcania genomic segment:
- the rlmKL gene encoding bifunctional 23S rRNA (guanine(2069)-N(7))-methyltransferase RlmK/23S rRNA (guanine(2445)-N(2))-methyltransferase RlmL produces MNPSSPLPLLATTAFGIEAVTARELQTLGYETEILGSGRVRFAGNYTDAMKANLHLRTADRVLIEVAQIPAGDFDALFDGVKALPWETFIDAEGAFAVKGRSYQSQLTSVPAIQRATKRAIVERLQSVHGEKLPESGATFTVEVAIAKDVATLTIDTSGAGLARRGYLDSERHSPMKPTLAAALIQLSHWNRERPLVDPFCGSGVLLIEAAMIGRNMVPGLLRDFALIDWPAVDQEAWLDLLEEARAQVLDALPESIIGYDEDASALRLARQQAIAAGVDSNIHFQRQSFSELTSKRKYGCLITSTPYDDHSRARRAQWDFYRGFPDVLRQLPTWSHFILTAFPEFERAMGQEATRRRKMYNGRTECHYYQYHGPPPPKAGDEVSSESTEEKPKRTFTPAFGGLDDKAKEQAQLLKNRLAKRARHFRRWPKRGIHCYRLYERDIPEIPLVIDIYHDYLHITDYDRPHDRTPAQYADWLDHLTEAAREVLEIPEGHVFVKHRTRQSGSTQHEKVSDESKIVVVEEGGLKFEVNLSDYVDTGLFLDHRNLRSQFREEANGKRVLNLFCYTGAFSVYAAAGGAASTTSVDLNANYLDWAGRNFQLNGLSIAKHHFIRSDVMEYLRNQKPEPKFDLAIVDVPTFSNSKRTDDVWDVQEDHVEMIGLTLNLLSEGGILYFSNNFRRFKLDEEALQNVQIREISKHTVPEDFRNQRIHRCWKMVRKTG; encoded by the coding sequence GTGAATCCATCCAGTCCCCTCCCACTTCTGGCCACTACGGCGTTCGGCATCGAAGCCGTCACGGCCCGCGAATTGCAGACGCTCGGCTACGAAACCGAGATCCTCGGTTCGGGTCGCGTACGCTTCGCCGGCAACTATACCGACGCGATGAAGGCCAACTTGCACCTGCGGACCGCCGATCGCGTGTTGATCGAAGTGGCCCAGATCCCTGCCGGTGACTTCGATGCCTTGTTCGACGGCGTGAAAGCACTCCCCTGGGAAACGTTCATCGATGCCGAAGGGGCTTTCGCCGTCAAAGGACGCAGCTACCAGTCGCAGCTGACCAGCGTTCCGGCCATTCAACGGGCAACCAAGCGGGCCATCGTCGAGCGACTGCAATCGGTCCATGGTGAGAAGCTCCCTGAATCCGGGGCGACGTTTACAGTGGAAGTCGCCATCGCCAAAGACGTCGCCACGCTGACGATCGATACCTCGGGCGCAGGGCTTGCGCGCCGCGGGTACCTAGACTCTGAGCGACACTCGCCCATGAAACCAACGCTCGCGGCGGCACTCATTCAGCTGAGTCACTGGAATCGCGAGCGCCCCCTGGTCGATCCGTTCTGCGGAAGCGGCGTCCTGTTGATCGAAGCAGCGATGATCGGCCGGAATATGGTACCAGGGCTGCTACGTGACTTCGCGTTGATCGATTGGCCGGCGGTCGATCAAGAGGCATGGCTCGATCTGTTGGAAGAAGCCAGGGCTCAGGTACTCGACGCATTGCCGGAATCGATTATCGGCTACGACGAAGACGCCTCGGCCCTGCGTCTGGCCCGTCAACAAGCGATCGCCGCCGGCGTCGACAGCAACATTCACTTCCAGCGGCAATCATTCAGCGAGCTAACCAGCAAACGCAAGTACGGCTGCCTGATCACCAGCACGCCATACGACGATCACTCGCGTGCCCGGCGAGCCCAATGGGATTTCTACCGCGGCTTTCCCGATGTCTTGCGGCAGCTACCCACCTGGTCGCACTTCATCCTCACGGCGTTTCCCGAGTTCGAGCGAGCGATGGGGCAGGAAGCGACCCGGCGTCGCAAGATGTACAACGGCCGGACCGAGTGTCATTACTATCAGTATCATGGACCTCCGCCGCCGAAAGCTGGCGACGAGGTCTCATCCGAATCGACCGAGGAAAAGCCGAAACGCACCTTTACGCCGGCCTTTGGCGGACTAGATGACAAGGCGAAAGAGCAGGCCCAACTGCTGAAGAACCGGCTCGCCAAGCGGGCACGCCATTTTCGCCGCTGGCCGAAGCGTGGCATCCATTGCTACCGCCTGTACGAGCGAGACATTCCCGAGATTCCACTGGTGATCGACATCTATCACGATTACCTGCACATCACCGACTACGACCGCCCGCACGATCGCACGCCGGCACAGTACGCCGACTGGCTCGATCACTTGACCGAAGCCGCTCGTGAGGTGCTGGAGATCCCCGAGGGGCACGTCTTCGTCAAACACCGCACGCGGCAGTCTGGCAGCACGCAGCACGAGAAAGTTTCGGACGAGTCGAAGATCGTCGTCGTCGAAGAAGGAGGCTTGAAGTTCGAGGTCAACCTTTCCGACTATGTCGACACCGGACTGTTCCTCGATCACCGCAATCTACGCAGTCAGTTCCGCGAAGAAGCCAACGGCAAGCGTGTGCTGAACCTGTTTTGTTACACCGGGGCATTCAGCGTCTACGCCGCGGCAGGCGGGGCAGCCTCGACGACCAGCGTCGACCTGAATGCCAACTACCTGGACTGGGCAGGCAGAAACTTCCAACTCAACGGCCTTTCGATCGCCAAGCATCACTTCATCCGTAGCGACGTGATGGAGTACCTCCGCAACCAAAAGCCGGAGCCGAAGTTCGACCTGGCGATCGTCGACGTGCCGACCTTTTCCAATAGCAAACGTACCGACGACGTGTGGGACGTTCAGGAAGACCACGTCGAGATGATCGGCCTGACGCTGAACCTGCTGAGCGAAGGAGGCATCCTCTACTTCTCCAATAACTTCCGCCGCTTCAAGCTAGACGAAGAAGCCTTGCAAAACGTGCAGATCCGAGAGATCTCGAAACACACCGTGCCGGAAGACTTTCGCAATCAGCGCATCCACCGGTGCTGGAAAATGGTGCGGAAGACGGGATAG
- a CDS encoding DUF1559 domain-containing protein — protein MRHLLSALLIGFLTATMAFPPQLLMAQDAAAPAAESKLPGLNYVPENAVGVGFVQADRFLTNPMVQAYPVEVAEAFGKKYLGLNPMKITSITFVITPPAPDYPSPDMFSIIKTSETLNEETFFAGIEELVDGMAAEEDIKEFFPGLKGKAFFTDAYPLDYVAAHLLDEHTFMLGSLGVMGEVVGNGPNAELTKPAQILAAANDGADGYLAFNVEPVRGQLNDMLAKQNIPPPFTMYKQVPNYTESITLSCHCTGKLAATMKINGIDEAATGRLDDMIGFGLELAKQTMLSEADKMVRSEDEVEAAMGRYQVRVSESMIDALRPKQEGNSLVLTFEQSEENIMGANVAVIGVLVALLLPALQAARGAARRVQSTNNLRQIGIAMHNFHDTFGAFPAQAKTDAEGKPLLSWRVMILPFIEQGPMFDQFHMDEPWDSEHNKQFIKHMPEIYRRPNSTAPEGYTTYLVPVGKNMVFEPTSKPTPEGQKITIGSRFRDITDGTSNTAMCVEVNDDAAVIWTKPSDLEVDLMNVWKGLGEAQPGGFNGLCCDASIRFISKNANADFLKNWFQRNDGKVLQLPRD, from the coding sequence ATGAGACATCTACTAAGTGCCCTATTGATCGGCTTTTTGACGGCCACTATGGCTTTTCCGCCGCAGTTGTTGATGGCCCAGGATGCCGCTGCCCCGGCTGCTGAGAGCAAGCTGCCGGGCTTGAATTACGTGCCGGAAAACGCTGTCGGCGTGGGTTTCGTGCAGGCCGATCGATTTTTGACCAACCCCATGGTACAGGCCTATCCGGTCGAAGTTGCCGAAGCGTTTGGCAAGAAGTATTTGGGCCTCAACCCCATGAAGATCACTTCAATTACCTTTGTGATCACGCCTCCTGCGCCGGACTATCCGTCACCGGACATGTTTTCGATTATTAAGACCTCCGAAACATTGAACGAAGAAACTTTCTTCGCCGGGATCGAAGAACTGGTCGACGGCATGGCCGCGGAAGAAGATATCAAGGAATTCTTTCCCGGTCTTAAAGGGAAAGCTTTCTTCACCGATGCTTATCCACTCGATTATGTGGCTGCCCACCTGTTGGACGAGCATACGTTCATGCTGGGTTCGCTCGGCGTGATGGGTGAGGTCGTCGGGAACGGTCCTAATGCCGAACTGACCAAGCCTGCCCAAATCTTGGCCGCAGCCAATGATGGTGCCGATGGATACCTCGCATTCAACGTGGAACCGGTTCGCGGTCAACTGAACGACATGCTGGCGAAGCAAAATATTCCTCCCCCGTTCACCATGTACAAGCAGGTTCCCAACTACACCGAATCGATCACTCTGAGTTGCCACTGCACCGGCAAATTGGCCGCGACCATGAAGATCAACGGTATTGACGAGGCCGCGACGGGGCGACTGGATGACATGATCGGTTTTGGCCTCGAATTGGCAAAGCAGACCATGCTGTCGGAAGCCGACAAAATGGTGCGAAGCGAAGACGAAGTAGAGGCCGCGATGGGACGCTACCAGGTTCGTGTTTCAGAAAGCATGATCGATGCGCTTCGTCCGAAGCAGGAGGGCAACTCGCTTGTCTTGACGTTTGAACAGAGCGAAGAAAACATCATGGGGGCGAACGTCGCTGTGATCGGTGTGCTCGTGGCGTTGCTATTGCCTGCCCTTCAGGCGGCTCGCGGGGCGGCTCGTCGTGTGCAATCGACCAACAACCTGAGGCAGATCGGCATCGCGATGCATAACTTCCACGATACGTTCGGAGCTTTTCCGGCCCAGGCAAAGACCGATGCCGAAGGGAAGCCTTTGTTGTCGTGGCGCGTGATGATCTTGCCGTTCATCGAACAAGGCCCAATGTTCGACCAATTCCATATGGACGAACCTTGGGACAGCGAACACAACAAGCAGTTCATCAAGCACATGCCCGAAATTTATCGCCGCCCCAATAGCACTGCCCCGGAAGGGTACACCACCTACCTGGTCCCCGTCGGGAAGAACATGGTCTTCGAGCCGACCTCGAAGCCGACCCCAGAAGGGCAGAAGATTACGATCGGATCCAGGTTCCGAGACATCACCGATGGAACTTCCAACACGGCAATGTGTGTCGAAGTTAATGATGACGCCGCCGTTATCTGGACCAAACCAAGCGACCTGGAAGTCGACCTGATGAACGTTTGGAAAGGGCTAGGCGAAGCCCAACCGGGCGGCTTCAATGGTCTCTGCTGTGACGCAAGCATCCGTTTCATCAGCAAGAATGCGAATGCCGACTTCCTGAAGAATTGGTTCCAGCGAAACGACGGCAAAGTGCTGCAGCTTCCGCGGGACTAA
- a CDS encoding threonine aldolase family protein, producing the protein MTYPIDLRSDTVTQPSPAMRQFMAQAEVGDAVIDIDPTTERLEKLTAEMLGKEAAIFMPSGSMTNQIAIRLHCRPGDEFLCEENCHVYNYEQAAFAQLSGVVARTLPGEHGVLQPEQFEGKVRPENDHLVRTRLVCLENTHNRGSGKVQPFDVVQKITNWAHDHGLKTHLDGARLFNAAAATGIPVADWSAMFDTVSVCFSKGLGAPVGSALAGPAEFIRQAKRARKLFGGGMRQSGIIAAGALFALQNNVTRLSEDHEKAAKLAEAVRQTEGIHLDVDPVETNIVIFSIDKELGTAAQLQAALSERGVEVLSVAPQKIRMVTHLDVSMLQVDAAIEVIKQTLPALA; encoded by the coding sequence ATGACGTACCCCATCGATCTTCGCAGTGATACGGTTACCCAGCCCAGTCCCGCCATGCGGCAATTCATGGCCCAGGCCGAAGTGGGTGACGCCGTCATCGATATCGATCCGACGACCGAGCGGTTGGAAAAGCTCACCGCCGAGATGCTCGGCAAAGAGGCCGCCATCTTCATGCCGTCGGGGAGCATGACCAATCAGATCGCGATTCGACTGCATTGTCGGCCCGGCGATGAATTCTTATGTGAAGAGAACTGCCACGTTTACAACTACGAACAGGCAGCGTTCGCGCAGTTAAGCGGTGTAGTAGCACGAACGTTGCCAGGCGAGCACGGCGTACTGCAGCCAGAGCAGTTTGAAGGCAAAGTGCGCCCCGAGAACGATCACCTGGTACGGACCAGGCTGGTTTGTCTGGAGAACACTCACAATCGTGGCTCAGGCAAAGTGCAGCCGTTTGACGTCGTCCAGAAGATCACAAACTGGGCGCATGACCATGGGCTCAAGACTCATCTCGATGGAGCACGGCTCTTCAATGCCGCCGCTGCCACCGGCATCCCGGTGGCCGATTGGAGTGCCATGTTCGACACCGTCAGTGTCTGCTTCAGCAAAGGTCTGGGGGCGCCGGTTGGTAGCGCTCTGGCAGGACCGGCCGAGTTCATCCGTCAGGCCAAGCGAGCCCGAAAACTATTTGGCGGGGGGATGCGTCAGTCGGGAATCATCGCGGCTGGTGCCCTGTTTGCTTTGCAGAATAACGTGACTCGATTGTCCGAAGATCACGAAAAAGCCGCCAAATTGGCTGAAGCGGTCCGCCAGACCGAGGGGATCCATTTGGACGTCGACCCGGTCGAAACGAACATCGTGATCTTTAGCATCGATAAGGAACTGGGCACGGCCGCGCAACTTCAAGCGGCACTCTCGGAGCGTGGCGTCGAGGTTCTTTCGGTCGCCCCCCAAAAGATCCGCATGGTAACGCACTTGGATGTTTCCATGCTGCAAGTCGATGCTGCGATTGAAGTTATCAAGCAAACATTGCCTGCCTTGGCGTAA